From Planctomycetia bacterium:
ACCGACTTCGAAGCTTGCGGGAGTTACGAGAGCCAGCCACAGGCCGGAGAGATACGGCGTAAGCACCGGTACGAAGATCAGCCAACGCCGTAGATGCTTGAGCTTGGCATACACTCGGATGAGATCGCTGTAAGTTACGACATCCGGGCAGCCGATTTCGAAGATGCGACTCTCTCCCGCAGGGAGTTCCTCGGCAGCCAGCAGATA
This genomic window contains:
- a CDS encoding DUF2867 domain-containing protein, encoding YLLAAEELPAGESRIFEIGCPDVVTYSDLIRVYAKLKHLRRWLIFVPVLTPYLSGLWLALVTPASFEVGRHLIEGLKNPTVVRDDAALKVFKVRPMSVSEAIRRAVDLDRGGTTAAIR